The Theileria orientalis strain Shintoku DNA, chromosome 2, complete genome genome has a window encoding:
- a CDS encoding pentatricopeptide repeat containing protein: MKILPILRRPTNSIPLSYEKFLSNSFNVKYKESNLDSNQQQQPIKSIFGDLNTGSPLGKQQSNQSPFGSLSNNVPKDINFNLNHIPHSNDGSATVEQRGNNGVLLKGVLNDKPANNLIKSYRNDLDPSNYVTRISDNRLNNDNTVIESICYTKDGDNGLTKYPRNETSDITTDVVSYKRAEGRDVFAGRYSHLRVYRNESVDSIVNRGIGVSEGINSLIKERALRGLSKECLEILSEMKKRGIEVSTETYNNCILSCAKTRNAKLARYLFLCLRSDLITPDLKTYTLMIKTHINCGDTSSAFSIYRKMEKEGTRADLVVFSSLIDCLVESKQVSGAWRLFNYMRTWRLIEPDEVLFTIMIKSCSVSRDAEKALSLYQEMLSLNLYPTIHTYTELIRCLSKRKEYFHECFQFYNKIKSQEYTIDAEIMSHLLEWLFSGGGGNTISNTASITMISCCTVGNVRRARELLLEASRIGVEPTLEMYNTYIKTLARQMKLNKMSENEKINHIQKTWEIAKAILSKYMAGSGSSTSIGVSDVDPSGSDYGDISSTISTSTTNSANATSSANKEVTRLLNSVILVYESGCYHDYALEVLKCFPRFNAHPDYMTYFILLRMVGPGMKDVGRFFALWDEAKSHITPQKTLLYMALDMAILSRSAKKTLEILNDMYNAKVFPTPSLMKRLYESGKRITQIHMMINNLVTLQRKLTYHEKLNENKMLQTYIDENELNKSVTTFGSRLRWPFKLMLVWTGSLRYVLRCRDENSLSRKFHEKLRKFSNKTEGKDQRK; the protein is encoded by the exons ATGAAGATTCTACCGATATTACGACGACCTACAAATTCAATACCACTATCCTATGAAAAGTTTCTATCTAACTCatttaatgttaaatataaag AATCCAACCTGGATTCaaatcaacaacaacagccaattaaatcaatatttgGAGATTTGAACACCGGTTCACCTCTAGGAAAACAACAGTCTAATCAGAGTCCCTTTGGCTCATTATCAAATAATGTGCCTAaagatataaattttaatttaaatcacatCCCACATTCAAATGATGGGTCTGCAACTGTTGAACAAAGGGGAAATAATGGAGTTTTACTCAAGGGTGTGTTAAATGACAAACCGGCAAATAATTTGATTAAATCGTATCGCAAtg ACCTGGATCCTTCAAATTATGTGACTAGAATCTCAGATAATAGATTAAATAACGATAACACAGTTATAGAATCTATTTGTTACACTAAGGATGGTGACAATGGATTAACTAAATACCCTCGTAATGAAACGAGTGACATCACTACTGATGTTGTATCATATAAACGCGCAGAAG GCCGAGATGTATTTGCAGGAAGGTACTCTCACCTCAGGGTGTACAGAAACGAAAGTGTGGATTCGATTGTTAACAGGGGTATTGGAGTTTCTGAGGGGATAAATAGCCTAATAAAGGAGAGAGCGCTGAGAGGACTAAGTAAGGAATGCCTAGAGATACTTTCTGAGATGAAGAAAAGGGGCATAGAG GTGTCCACTGAAACCTACAACAACTGCATACTCAGCTGTGCTAAGACGAGAAACGCGAAGCTGGCCAGGTACCTGTTTCTGTGTCTGAGGTCGGACCTGATCACGCCTGACCTGAAGACCTACACGCTCATGATTAAGACGCACATCAACTGCGGGGACACCTCGAGCGCGTTTTCGATCTACAGGAAGATGGAGAAGGAGGGGACGAGGGCAGACCTGGTTGTTTTCTCATCGCTGATCGACTGCCTGGTGGAAAGCAAGCAAGTCAGTGGCGCCTGGAGGCTGTTTAATTACATGAGGACGTGGAGGCTGATTGAGCCCGACGAGGTCCTTTTCACAATAATGATCAAGAGCTGCAGCGTGTCCAGAGATGCGGAGAAGGCGCTGAGCCTATACCAGGAAATGCTGTCGCTCAACCTGTATCCGACGATCCACACGTACACGGAGCTAATAAGGTGCCTCTCGAAGCGCAAGGAATACTTTCACGAGTGTTTCCAgttttacaataaaattaagtcACAGGAGTACACAATTGACGCTGAGATCATGTCTCATCTTTTGGAG TGGTTATTTAGTGGTGGTGGAGGCAATACGATAAGTAACACTGCCAGCATTACCATGATC AGCTGTTGCACAGTTGGAAACGTGAGGAGGGCGCGGGAACTGCTCTTGGAGGCCTCAAGGATCGGCGTTGAGCCGACACTGGAGATGTACAACACGTACATAAAGACGTTAGCCAGGCAGATGaagttgaataaaatgagtgAAAATGAGAAGATTAACCATATTCAGAAGACGTGGGAGATAGCAAAGGCAATACTGTCAAAATATATGGCAGGCAGTGGGAGTAGTACCAGTATTGGTGTATCAGATGTTGACCCTAGTGGTTCTGATTACGGTGATATCAGTAGCACCATTAGTACCAGTACTACCAATAGTGCCAATGCCACGAGTAGTGCCAACAAGGAGGTCACTAGACTGTTAAACAGTGTTATACTGGTGTACGAGAGTGGATGCTACCATGACTATGCGCTGGAGGTCCTAAAGTGTTTTCCACGATTTAATGCACACCCTGATTACATGACGTACTTCATACTACTAAG GATGGTTGGACCAGGCATGAAGGACGTTGGAAGGTTTTTTGCACTGTGGGACGAGGCCAAATCGCACATAACGCCGCAGAAAACGCTGTTATACATGGCGCTGGATATGGCAATTCTATCACGATCGGCGAAGAAGACGCTTGAGATACTGAATGATATGTACAACGCAAAAGTGTTCCCTACGCCTTCACTCATGAAGAGGCTGTATGAGTCTGGAAAGAGAATCACGCAAATACACATGATGATCAACAACTTGGTCACTCTGCAGAGGAAGTTGACCTATCATGAGAAGTTGAATGAAAATAAGATGCTACAGACGTATATAGACGAGAATGAGCTGAATAAATCAGTGACCACTTTTGGTTCTAG GCTCCGTTGGCCGTTTAAGCTCATGTTAGTATGGACTGGGTCTCTTAGGTACGTCCTCAGGTGTCGTGATGAAAATTCACTAAGTAGAAAATTTCACGaaaaattaagaaaatTCAGCAATAAAACAGAAGGAAAAGATCAAAGAAAATAG
- a CDS encoding eukaryotic peptide chain release factor codes for MSDTNIEQWKIKRLINKLESAKGNGTSMISLIIRPKDDVNRINKMLSDEYGTASNIKSRVNRLSVLSAITSTMQRLKLYRATPPNGLVVYCGTVITDDGKEKKVSIDFEPFKPINTSLYLCDNKFHVESLHELLESDDKFGFIIMDGNGALYGTIQGSSKEVLHSFTVDLPKKHGRGGQSALRFARLRMEKRHNYIRKVAETAVNMFITNDKVNVTGLILAGNADFKNDLANSDMFDQRLSAKVIKVVDVCYGGENGFQQAIELSSECLANVKFIHEKKLIKRFFDEVAHDTGKRWTLKRVCRKILHDTVNALESGMVEVLIIYEQLDILRVQVKNPVTAVESVLLISTEDERNEAIFKENNVDLEVMDKIPLIEWLINNYQNYGSSLDFVTNKSQEGSQFQNGFGGIGGILRYKMEMNYDDVEQQEDDDSDFM; via the exons ATGTCGGACACTAATATTGAACAGTGGAAGATAAAAAGATTAATCAACAAACTAGAATCGGCCAAAGG AAATGGCACGAGCATGATTAGTTTGATAATAAGGCCGAAGGATGACGTTAATCGTATAAATAAGATGCTTTCCGACGAATACGGAACCGCTTCTAACATAAAATCTAGAGTAAACCGTCTGTCAGTGTTATCAGCAATCACATCGACCATGCAAC GTTTGAAGCTATACAGGGCTACGCCACCGAACGGACTAGTGGTATACTGTGGAACAGTGATAACAGATGACgggaaggagaagaaggtcTCAATAGATTTTGAGCCGTTTAAGCCAATAAACACCTCGTTATACTTATGCGACAATAAATTTCATGTAGAA AGCTTACATGAGCTTCTTGAAAGCGATGACAAGTTCGGGTTCATAATTATGGACGGAAACGGAGCACTATACGGAACAATACAAGGATCATCAAAAGAA GTGTTGCATAGTTTTACTGTCGACTTGCCCAAAAAACACGGAAGGGGAGGACAGTCAGCACTGAGGTTCGCACGCTTGAGAATGGAAAAGCGCCACAACTACATCAGAAAAGTTGCAGAAACTGCAGTCAATATGTTCATAACAAACGATAAAGTAAACGTAACAGGGCTTATACTAGCAG GAAATgctgattttaaaaacgatCTGGCAAATAGTGATATGTTTGACCAGAGGTTGTCAGCAAAAGTAATCAAGGTGGTGGACGTATGCTACGGAGGAGAAAACGGATTTCAACAAGCAATAGAACTATCATCGGAATGCTTGGCAAACGTAAAGTTCATACACGAAAAGAAGTTGATTAAGAGGTTCTTCGACGAAGTAGCACACGATACAGGTAAAAGGTGGACTTTGAAAAGGGTATGTAGGAAAATAC TGCACGATACAGTTAACGCACTGGAGTCAGGAATGGTGGAAgtgttaataatatacGAACAGTTGGATATACTGAGAGTGCAAGTGAAAAATCCAGTGACAGCAGTAGAGTCGGTGTTGCTAATATCAACAGAAGATGAAAGGAACGAAGCGATATTTAAGGAAAATAACGTGGACCTGGAAGTGATGGATAAAATACCACTAATCGAATGGCTGATCAACAATTACCAAAACTACGGATCGTCACTGGATTTTGTAACAAACAAGTCGCAAGAAGGCTCGCAGTTCCAAAACGGGTTCGGAGGAATCGGAGGAATACTGCGCTACAAAATGGAGATGAACTACGACGACGTAGAACAGCAGGAGGACGACGATAGCGACTTCATGTAA